The Streptomyces sp. NBC_00691 genome has a segment encoding these proteins:
- a CDS encoding cyclophilin-like fold protein, translated as MSLRIRIVWPAGHTTATLEETPTSAALAGALPISSTARTWGEEVYFDTPVSASVEDGARQVVGPGTVAFWTEGDALALPYGPTPISRGEECRLASPCNVLGALDGDPRILATVRDGDPIRAERVSG; from the coding sequence ATGAGCCTTCGGATACGCATCGTCTGGCCGGCCGGACACACCACGGCCACCCTTGAGGAAACCCCCACGAGCGCGGCGCTCGCGGGGGCTCTCCCGATCTCCTCCACCGCCCGGACCTGGGGCGAGGAGGTCTACTTCGACACTCCGGTCTCCGCCTCCGTCGAGGACGGAGCGCGGCAGGTCGTCGGCCCCGGCACCGTGGCCTTCTGGACGGAGGGCGACGCGCTCGCCCTCCCCTACGGTCCCACTCCGATCTCGCGGGGCGAGGAGTGCCGGCTCGCGAGCCCCTGCAACGTCCTGGGCGCGCTCGACGGCGACCCCCGGATCCTGGCCACCGTGCGGGACGGCGACCCGATCCGGGCGGAGCGCGTCAGCGGCTGA
- a CDS encoding cytochrome ubiquinol oxidase subunit I, with translation MDLALAPETLARWQFGITTVYHFLFVPLTISLAALTAGLQTAWVRTENEKYLRATKFWGKLFLINIAMGVVTGIVQEFQFGMNWSDYSRFVGDIFGAPLAFEALIAFFFESTFIGLWIFGWDKLPKRIHLACIWMVSIGTVLSAYFILAANSWMQHPVGYRINEERGRAELTDFWQVLTQNTALTQFFHTMTAAFLVGGAFMVGIAAFHLARKKHIPVMRTSLRLGLITLIIAGLGTAISGDLLGKVMFKQQPMKMAAAEALWDGEAPAPFSIFAYGDVDKGHNKVAIEIPGLLSFLANDDFSSYVPGINDINKAEQEKFGPGDYRPNIPVAYWGFRWMIGFGMASLTLGMLGLWLTRKKFMLAPGLRTGEDEVPNLVLFKRKALSPRLGKWYWIVALWTMAFPLIANSWGWIFTEMGRQPWVVYGVLRTRDAVSPGTTTGEVLTSMIVFTALYAVLAVIEVKLLVKYIKAGPPELTEDDLNPPTKIGGDSRDPDRPMAFSY, from the coding sequence GTGGACCTCGCTCTGGCGCCAGAGACCCTGGCGCGCTGGCAGTTCGGCATCACCACCGTCTACCACTTCCTCTTCGTCCCCCTGACGATCTCCCTCGCCGCGCTCACCGCGGGTCTCCAGACCGCGTGGGTCCGGACGGAGAACGAGAAGTACCTCAGGGCGACGAAGTTCTGGGGCAAGCTCTTCCTGATCAACATCGCCATGGGTGTCGTCACCGGCATCGTGCAGGAGTTCCAGTTCGGCATGAACTGGTCCGACTACTCGCGCTTCGTCGGCGACATCTTCGGTGCGCCGCTCGCCTTCGAGGCGCTCATCGCCTTCTTCTTCGAGTCGACCTTCATCGGTCTGTGGATCTTCGGCTGGGACAAGCTCCCCAAGCGGATCCACCTCGCCTGCATCTGGATGGTGTCGATCGGCACGGTCCTCTCCGCCTACTTCATCCTCGCGGCCAACTCCTGGATGCAGCACCCGGTGGGCTACCGGATCAACGAGGAGCGCGGCCGGGCCGAGCTCACCGACTTCTGGCAGGTGCTCACCCAGAACACCGCCCTCACCCAGTTCTTCCACACCATGACGGCGGCCTTCCTGGTCGGCGGCGCGTTCATGGTCGGCATCGCCGCCTTCCACCTGGCGCGCAAGAAGCACATCCCGGTCATGCGGACCTCGCTGCGGCTCGGCCTGATCACCCTGATCATCGCCGGACTCGGCACCGCCATCAGCGGTGACCTGCTCGGCAAGGTCATGTTCAAGCAGCAGCCCATGAAGATGGCCGCCGCCGAGGCGCTCTGGGACGGTGAAGCGCCCGCGCCGTTCTCGATCTTCGCGTACGGCGATGTCGACAAGGGCCACAACAAGGTGGCCATAGAGATCCCGGGCCTGCTGTCGTTCCTGGCGAACGACGACTTCAGCTCGTACGTCCCGGGCATCAACGACATCAACAAGGCCGAGCAGGAGAAGTTCGGCCCCGGCGACTACCGGCCCAACATCCCGGTCGCGTACTGGGGCTTCCGCTGGATGATCGGCTTCGGCATGGCCTCGCTGACCCTCGGCATGCTCGGCCTCTGGCTGACCCGCAAGAAGTTCATGCTGGCCCCGGGGCTGCGGACCGGTGAGGACGAAGTGCCGAACCTGGTGCTGTTCAAGCGGAAGGCGCTCAGCCCCCGCCTGGGCAAGTGGTACTGGATCGTGGCCCTCTGGACCATGGCCTTCCCGCTGATCGCCAACTCCTGGGGCTGGATCTTCACCGAGATGGGCCGTCAGCCCTGGGTCGTCTACGGTGTGCTGCGCACCCGGGACGCGGTCTCCCCCGGCACCACCACGGGCGAGGTGCTCACCTCGATGATCGTCTTCACCGCGCTCTACGCCGTGCTCGCCGTGATCGAGGTCAAGCTCCTCGTGAAGTACATCAAGGCCGGCCCCCCGGAGCTCACCGAGGACGACCTCAACCCGCCCACCAAGATCGGCGGGGACTCTCGTGACCCCGACCGCCCCATGGCCTTCTCGTACTGA
- the cydB gene encoding cytochrome d ubiquinol oxidase subunit II has protein sequence MELHDVWFVLIAVLWIGYFFLEGFDFGVGILTKLLARDRPEKRVLINTIGPVWDGNEVWLLTAGGATFAAFPEWYATLFSGFYLPLLIILVCLIIRGVAFEYRAKRPEEDWQRNWEQAIFWTSLIPAFLWGVAFGNIVRGVKIDENMEFVGSFWDLLNPYALLGGLVTLTLFTFHGAVFVSLKTVGDIRTRARALALKLGLITAVLALGFLIWTQIDTGDSWSLAAMVIAVAALVGAIAAIKVGREGWSFALSGVTITAAVAMLFLALFPDVMPSSLDPEWSLTVTNASSSPYTLKIMTWCAAIATPLVLLYQSWTYWVFRKRIGTQHIAGTH, from the coding sequence ATGGAACTCCACGACGTCTGGTTCGTACTCATCGCCGTCCTCTGGATCGGCTACTTCTTCCTCGAGGGCTTCGACTTCGGGGTCGGGATCCTCACCAAGCTGCTCGCCCGGGACCGGCCCGAGAAGCGGGTCCTCATCAACACCATCGGACCCGTCTGGGACGGCAACGAGGTGTGGCTGCTCACCGCGGGCGGCGCGACCTTCGCCGCGTTCCCCGAGTGGTACGCGACGCTCTTCTCCGGCTTCTACCTGCCCCTGCTGATCATCCTGGTCTGCCTGATCATCCGGGGCGTCGCCTTCGAGTACCGGGCGAAGCGGCCCGAGGAGGACTGGCAGCGGAACTGGGAGCAGGCCATCTTCTGGACCTCGCTGATCCCCGCGTTCCTCTGGGGTGTGGCCTTCGGCAACATCGTCCGGGGCGTGAAGATCGACGAGAACATGGAGTTCGTCGGGAGCTTCTGGGATCTGCTCAACCCCTACGCGCTCCTCGGCGGCCTGGTCACGCTGACGCTCTTCACCTTCCACGGCGCGGTCTTCGTCTCGCTCAAGACGGTCGGCGACATCCGGACCCGGGCCCGGGCGCTCGCGCTCAAGCTGGGCCTGATCACGGCGGTGCTCGCGCTCGGCTTCCTGATCTGGACCCAGATCGACACCGGGGACAGCTGGAGCCTCGCGGCGATGGTGATCGCCGTGGCGGCCCTGGTCGGGGCGATCGCCGCGATCAAGGTGGGGCGTGAGGGCTGGTCGTTCGCGCTCTCGGGCGTCACCATCACCGCCGCCGTGGCGATGCTCTTCCTCGCGCTCTTCCCGGACGTCATGCCGTCTTCGCTCGACCCGGAGTGGAGCCTTACCGTGACGAACGCGTCGTCGAGCCCGTACACGCTCAAGATCATGACCTGGTGCGCGGCGATCGCGACCCCGCTGGTGCTGCTCTACCAGAGCTGGACCTACTGGGTGTTCCGCAAGCGGATCGGGACGCAGCACATCGCCGGGACCCACTAG
- the cydD gene encoding thiol reductant ABC exporter subunit CydD: MKPIDPRLLRYARATRVFLAAVVTLGLVGAALVIAQAMLVAEIVVGSFQKGQSVSALTTPLLLLAGIAAARGLVSWLTELAAHRASAAVKSELRGRLLDRAAALGPGWLSGQKAGSLIALATRGVDALDDYFARYLPQLGLAVVVPVAVLARIVTEDWVSAAIIVVTLPLIPVFMILIGWYTQARMDRQWKLLSRLSGHFLDVVAGLPTLKIFGRAKAQAESIRAITSEYRRATMRTLRIAFLSSFALELLATLSVALVAVTIGMRLVHGELDLYTGLVILILAPEAYLPLRQVGAQFHAAAEGLAAAEEIFDVLEEPVRDGGGSAAPESVRLELEGVTVRHAGRTEPSLDAMSLTVEPGETVALIGPSGAGKSTLLDVVLGFAVPEEGGSVRIGGEPLAVLDLEAWRSRIAWVPQRPYLFAGTIAENVRLARPDASDEAVREALRDAGADGFVSELPHGLDTALGEDGAGLSAGQRQRLALARGFLADRPVLLLDEPTAALDGETEAGVVDAVRRLAAGRTVLLVAHRPALLAVADRVVTVGRSAGALTVAAGPSRPADGVDGVTDTGAESERGAAADPYPPVPAGEERLPTPRGSVLTRVRGMAGELKGRMGLSLLLGSLALGSAVGLMAVSGWLISRASEQPPVLYLMVAVTATRAFGIGRAVFRYAERLVSHDAVLRMLAELRVSVYRRLERIAPAGLRRTRRGDLLSRLVQDVDALQDYWLRWLLPAGAALVVGVASAGFTAWLLPEAGAVLAVGLLVAGVLVPAVSGALARRAERRLAPARGALATAVADLLRGCAELTVAGALRDRIERTRAADRALTGIASRQAAAAALGAGLSALVCGLTVAAAAVVGVGAVADGRLDGVALAVVVLTPLAAFEAVTGLPLAVQYRQRVKHSAERVFEVLDAPVPVHEPDRPATPPATPFPLELSGLSARHAGQDRDALADFRLTLEAGRRVAVVGASGSGKTTLAQVLLRFLDVEYGMYRLGGVPARELDGDAVRRLVGLCAQDAHLFDSSVRENLRLARTDAGDEELREALRRARLLDWVDGLPEGLDTLVGEHGSRLSGGQRQRLALARALLADFPVLVLDEPAEHLDLATADALTDDLLRATEGRTTVLITHRLHGLDAVDEVLVLDEGRTVQRGPYAELAETDGPLRRMLEQERETDLLAVGAGAGTTSGSDGEHLGPRP, encoded by the coding sequence GTGAAACCGATCGATCCGCGTCTGCTCCGGTACGCCAGGGCCACCCGTGTCTTCCTGGCCGCGGTGGTCACGCTCGGCCTCGTCGGGGCGGCCCTGGTCATCGCCCAGGCGATGCTCGTCGCCGAGATCGTGGTGGGGTCCTTCCAGAAGGGCCAGTCGGTTTCCGCCCTGACCACCCCCCTGCTGCTGCTCGCAGGCATCGCGGCGGCACGGGGGCTGGTCTCCTGGCTGACCGAGCTCGCAGCCCATCGGGCGAGCGCGGCGGTCAAGTCCGAACTCCGCGGCCGGCTGCTCGACCGCGCGGCCGCGCTCGGTCCGGGCTGGCTCAGCGGCCAGAAGGCCGGCTCGCTGATCGCCCTCGCCACCCGTGGTGTGGACGCCCTCGACGACTACTTCGCCCGCTATCTGCCCCAGCTCGGCCTCGCGGTCGTCGTGCCCGTGGCGGTCCTGGCCCGGATCGTCACCGAGGACTGGGTCTCGGCGGCGATCATCGTCGTCACCCTGCCGCTCATCCCGGTCTTCATGATCCTCATCGGCTGGTACACCCAGGCCCGGATGGACCGGCAGTGGAAGCTGCTCTCCCGGCTCTCCGGGCATTTCCTGGACGTGGTCGCCGGGCTTCCCACCCTCAAGATCTTCGGCCGGGCGAAGGCCCAGGCCGAGTCGATCCGCGCGATCACCTCGGAGTACCGCCGGGCGACGATGCGCACGTTGAGGATCGCCTTTCTCTCCTCCTTCGCGCTGGAACTGCTCGCCACCCTGTCGGTCGCGCTCGTCGCCGTGACCATCGGCATGCGGCTCGTCCACGGCGAACTCGATCTCTACACCGGTCTCGTCATCCTGATCCTGGCGCCCGAGGCGTATCTGCCGCTGCGGCAGGTCGGCGCGCAGTTCCACGCGGCGGCCGAGGGGCTCGCGGCGGCGGAGGAGATCTTCGACGTCCTGGAGGAGCCGGTACGGGACGGGGGCGGGAGCGCTGCCCCGGAGTCCGTGCGGCTGGAGCTGGAGGGCGTGACGGTACGCCATGCCGGCCGCACCGAGCCCTCGCTGGACGCGATGTCCCTGACGGTCGAGCCGGGGGAGACGGTGGCCCTGATCGGGCCGAGCGGGGCCGGGAAGTCGACGCTCCTCGATGTCGTCCTCGGGTTCGCCGTCCCGGAGGAGGGCGGTTCCGTACGAATCGGGGGCGAGCCACTCGCCGTGCTGGACCTGGAGGCCTGGCGGTCGCGGATCGCGTGGGTGCCGCAGCGGCCGTACCTCTTCGCGGGGACGATCGCCGAGAACGTACGGCTCGCCCGCCCGGACGCCTCGGACGAGGCCGTACGGGAGGCCCTGCGGGACGCCGGGGCGGACGGGTTCGTCTCGGAGCTGCCGCACGGGCTCGACACCGCGCTCGGCGAGGACGGGGCCGGGCTCTCGGCGGGGCAGCGGCAGCGGCTCGCGCTGGCGCGGGGATTCCTCGCCGACCGACCGGTGCTGCTGCTCGACGAGCCGACGGCGGCGCTGGACGGGGAGACGGAGGCGGGAGTCGTCGACGCGGTGCGCCGGCTGGCGGCGGGGCGGACGGTGCTGCTGGTGGCGCACCGGCCCGCGCTGCTCGCGGTGGCGGACCGGGTGGTCACCGTCGGGCGGAGCGCCGGGGCCCTCACGGTCGCCGCGGGTCCGTCGCGTCCGGCTGACGGCGTCGACGGCGTCACCGACACGGGTGCGGAATCGGAGCGGGGCGCCGCCGCGGATCCGTACCCGCCCGTTCCGGCCGGCGAGGAACGGCTGCCCACACCGCGTGGGTCGGTTCTCACACGGGTGCGGGGCATGGCCGGGGAACTCAAGGGGCGGATGGGGCTCTCCCTGCTGCTCGGGAGTCTCGCGCTCGGGTCCGCCGTCGGGCTCATGGCCGTGTCCGGATGGCTCATCTCGCGCGCCTCCGAGCAGCCGCCCGTGCTCTATCTGATGGTGGCGGTCACCGCCACGCGCGCCTTCGGCATCGGGCGGGCCGTCTTCCGTTACGCCGAGCGGCTCGTCTCGCACGACGCCGTCCTCCGGATGCTCGCCGAGCTGCGGGTCTCCGTCTACCGGCGCCTGGAACGGATCGCGCCCGCCGGGCTGCGCCGCACCCGCCGCGGGGACCTGCTCTCCCGGCTCGTCCAGGACGTCGACGCGCTCCAGGACTACTGGCTCCGCTGGCTGCTCCCGGCGGGCGCCGCGCTCGTGGTGGGGGTCGCCTCCGCCGGATTCACCGCCTGGTTGCTGCCCGAGGCAGGTGCCGTCCTCGCCGTGGGCCTGCTCGTCGCCGGTGTCCTCGTGCCCGCGGTCAGCGGTGCGCTCGCCCGCCGTGCCGAACGGCGGCTCGCCCCCGCGCGCGGAGCCCTGGCGACCGCCGTGGCCGATCTGCTGCGCGGCTGCGCCGAACTGACCGTGGCCGGCGCCCTGCGGGACCGGATCGAACGGACACGGGCCGCCGACCGAGCCCTCACCGGCATCGCCTCCCGGCAGGCCGCGGCCGCCGCACTCGGCGCCGGACTCTCGGCCCTGGTCTGCGGTCTGACGGTCGCGGCCGCCGCGGTCGTCGGCGTCGGGGCCGTCGCGGACGGACGGCTCGACGGGGTGGCCCTCGCCGTGGTCGTCCTCACCCCGCTCGCCGCCTTCGAGGCCGTCACCGGGCTGCCGCTCGCCGTCCAGTACCGACAGCGCGTCAAGCACAGTGCCGAGCGGGTCTTCGAGGTGCTCGACGCCCCCGTCCCCGTACACGAGCCGGACCGGCCCGCGACTCCCCCGGCGACCCCGTTCCCGCTGGAGCTGTCCGGGCTCTCCGCCCGGCACGCCGGACAGGACCGGGACGCGCTCGCCGACTTCCGGCTCACCCTGGAGGCCGGACGCCGGGTCGCCGTCGTCGGTGCCTCCGGCTCCGGCAAGACCACGCTCGCCCAGGTCCTGCTGCGGTTCCTGGACGTCGAGTACGGCATGTACCGGCTCGGCGGGGTGCCCGCCCGGGAGCTCGACGGCGACGCGGTGCGGCGGCTCGTCGGTCTCTGCGCCCAGGACGCCCACCTCTTCGACAGCTCGGTCCGCGAGAACCTGCGGCTCGCCCGCACCGATGCGGGCGACGAGGAACTGCGCGAGGCGCTGCGACGGGCCCGGCTGCTCGACTGGGTCGACGGACTTCCCGAAGGGCTCGACACCCTCGTGGGCGAGCACGGCTCCCGGCTCTCCGGCGGTCAGCGGCAACGCCTGGCGCTCGCCCGCGCGCTGCTCGCCGACTTCCCCGTCCTCGTCCTCGACGAGCCGGCCGAGCACCTGGACCTGGCCACCGCCGACGCGCTCACCGACGATCTCCTCCGGGCCACCGAAGGCCGTACGACCGTCCTCATCACCCACCGGCTGCACGGACTCGACGCGGTCGACGAGGTGCTCGTCCTGGACGAGGGAAGGACCGTGCAGCGCGGCCCGTACGCGGAACTCGCCGAGACGGACGGACCGCTGCGCCGGATGCTGGAACAGGAGCGGGAGACCGATCTGCTGGCCGTCGGCGCGGGTGCCGGGACGACCTCCGGCAGCGACGGGGAGCACCTCGGACCGCGACCGTAG
- a CDS encoding GAF domain-containing sensor histidine kinase → MTAAASDAPDPLEAATQATRSLQGLSTELTARVPQLLEAMRSVGTGLELHSTLDRICETAAELADARYAAIGVVDEEGKGLSDFVTFGVDEDVARRIGHRPDGHAGLLGALIRDPQTIRLADLSADPRAAGFPPGHPPMRTFLGVPIRVQGEIFGNLYLAEKHGGGQFNDYDVHMVRVLATEAGIAIGNARLYEAARQRERWIDGSVAVTTALLSGGDADDALTVVAEQARRLADADAGIVLLPAEDGGLEIVAVSSPRPTKSLGVVIPPESAVVRRLLEGEAVFVADASADPRMISRLTSAYGPSMMLPLQSGGRVLGALATPRLRGKRQFTETERTLASQFASQAALALMMADAQRDRERLAVYEDRDRIARDLHDLVIQRLFATGMMLESAQRRSIVPAVRDGVGKAVDELDVTIQEIRTAIFALQQGPAEAPSGLRTRVLREINMAAVPLGFKPAHRFLGAIDSTVGELTGKNLIAALREALSNAFRHAEASRIEVVVDAGVTLPDGSAGVRLEVADDGIGIPAGGRRSGLRNLARRAESLGGASWCGPGLGEDGGGTTVVWEAPL, encoded by the coding sequence ATGACCGCCGCAGCGTCCGACGCCCCGGACCCCCTGGAAGCCGCCACTCAGGCCACCCGCAGCCTCCAGGGGCTGTCCACGGAGCTGACCGCCCGCGTGCCACAGCTCCTGGAAGCCATGCGCTCGGTGGGCACCGGGCTCGAACTCCACTCCACCCTCGACCGCATCTGCGAGACCGCCGCCGAACTCGCCGACGCCCGCTACGCCGCCATCGGCGTCGTCGACGAGGAGGGCAAGGGCCTGTCCGACTTCGTCACCTTCGGCGTCGACGAGGACGTGGCCCGTCGGATCGGGCACCGTCCCGACGGCCACGCGGGACTGCTCGGCGCGCTCATCCGCGACCCGCAGACGATCCGCCTCGCTGACCTCTCGGCCGATCCGCGTGCGGCGGGCTTCCCTCCCGGACACCCGCCGATGCGGACCTTCCTCGGCGTGCCCATCCGCGTCCAGGGCGAGATCTTCGGCAATCTGTACCTCGCGGAGAAGCACGGTGGCGGTCAGTTCAACGACTACGACGTCCACATGGTCCGGGTCCTCGCCACCGAGGCGGGCATCGCCATCGGCAACGCGCGTCTGTACGAGGCCGCCCGCCAGCGCGAACGGTGGATCGACGGCTCGGTCGCCGTCACCACCGCCCTCCTCTCCGGCGGCGACGCGGACGACGCCCTCACCGTCGTCGCCGAACAGGCCCGCCGCCTCGCCGACGCCGACGCCGGGATCGTGCTGCTGCCCGCCGAGGACGGCGGCCTGGAGATCGTCGCCGTCTCCTCGCCCCGGCCCACGAAGTCGCTCGGCGTGGTCATCCCGCCCGAGAGCGCCGTCGTGCGGCGGCTCCTGGAGGGCGAGGCCGTCTTCGTGGCGGACGCCTCGGCGGACCCGCGCATGATCAGCCGACTGACCTCAGCGTACGGACCCAGCATGATGCTGCCGCTGCAGAGCGGCGGACGGGTGCTCGGCGCGCTCGCCACCCCGCGGCTGCGGGGCAAGCGCCAGTTCACCGAGACGGAGCGGACGCTCGCCAGCCAGTTCGCCTCGCAGGCGGCGCTGGCCCTGATGATGGCCGACGCGCAGCGGGACCGGGAGCGCCTCGCCGTGTACGAGGACCGCGACCGGATCGCTCGTGACCTGCACGATCTCGTCATCCAGCGGCTCTTCGCCACCGGCATGATGCTGGAGAGCGCCCAGCGCCGGTCGATCGTGCCGGCCGTGCGCGACGGCGTCGGCAAGGCCGTGGACGAGCTGGACGTGACCATCCAGGAGATCCGTACGGCGATCTTCGCGCTCCAGCAGGGCCCTGCCGAGGCCCCGTCGGGGCTGCGCACACGCGTCCTGCGGGAGATCAACATGGCGGCCGTGCCGCTGGGCTTCAAGCCCGCGCACCGCTTCCTCGGCGCGATCGACTCGACGGTCGGCGAACTCACCGGCAAGAACCTCATCGCCGCCCTGCGGGAGGCGCTGTCCAACGCCTTCCGGCACGCGGAGGCGAGCCGGATCGAGGTGGTCGTCGACGCCGGCGTCACCCTGCCCGACGGCTCCGCCGGGGTACGGCTCGAGGTCGCCGACGACGGCATCGGCATCCCGGCGGGCGGGCGGCGCAGCGGTCTGCGGAATCTGGCGCGCCGGGCCGAGTCGCTGGGCGGAGCGAGCTGGTGCGGGCCGGGCCTCGGGGAGGACGGCGGCGGGACGACGGTGGTGTGGGAGGCGCCGCTGTAG